Proteins encoded within one genomic window of Methanosarcina barkeri str. Wiesmoor:
- a CDS encoding NAD-dependent epimerase/dehydratase family protein, which translates to MPAKNKILVTGGAGFIGSHLTDRFVEKGNRVTVFDNLSSGKMEFIEDHLENPNFTLIEGDLLDQDVIEEACRGIDLVCHVAANPDVRLGASDTRVHLNQNILATYNLLEAMRKNHIKKIAFTSTSTVYGEASIIPTPEDYGPLIPISLYGASKLACEALITSYSHTFDMQAWIFRFANIVGPRSTHGITVDFIQKLQKNSDMLEILGDGKQEKSYLHVSECVEAILFLIENSDEKVNIFNIGSEDTISATEIGKVVMEEMGLSNVKIIYTGGNRGWKGDVPRMKLGIKKMKSLGWKPVYTSERSIRDAARILLGRV; encoded by the coding sequence ATGCCTGCAAAAAATAAAATACTTGTGACAGGAGGAGCCGGTTTTATAGGAAGCCACCTCACAGATCGTTTTGTAGAAAAAGGGAATAGAGTTACTGTTTTTGATAACCTTAGCTCAGGAAAAATGGAATTCATAGAAGATCATCTTGAAAATCCGAATTTTACTCTGATAGAGGGAGATCTTCTTGATCAGGATGTAATTGAGGAGGCCTGTAGAGGCATTGATCTTGTTTGCCATGTGGCTGCAAATCCAGATGTCAGGCTCGGAGCTTCGGATACCAGAGTTCACTTGAATCAGAATATTCTTGCGACTTATAATCTTCTGGAGGCTATGAGGAAAAACCATATTAAAAAGATTGCATTTACTTCCACCTCGACAGTTTATGGAGAAGCGAGCATTATCCCTACTCCAGAAGATTACGGCCCTCTTATCCCTATATCTCTTTACGGCGCCTCCAAATTGGCCTGTGAAGCTCTTATAACTTCATATTCTCATACCTTCGACATGCAAGCTTGGATATTTCGCTTTGCAAATATTGTTGGCCCACGAAGCACACATGGAATTACCGTTGACTTTATACAAAAACTGCAAAAAAATTCCGATATGCTGGAGATCCTTGGAGATGGCAAGCAGGAAAAATCCTACCTTCATGTGTCAGAATGTGTTGAAGCTATATTGTTTTTAATAGAGAATAGTGATGAAAAGGTAAATATCTTCAATATTGGCTCTGAGGATACGATCAGTGCCACAGAGATTGGAAAAGTTGTTATGGAAGAGATGGGGCTTTCTAATGTTAAAATTATCTACACCGGAGGAAACAGGGGTTGGAAAGGCGACGTGCCAAGGATGAAGCTGGGGATTAAAAAAATGAAGAGTTTGGGCTGGAAGCCGGTATATACGTCGGAGAGAAGTATTAGGGACGCAGCAAGGATATTACTTGGAAGAGTGTGA
- a CDS encoding NAD-dependent epimerase/dehydratase family protein, whose amino-acid sequence MEKLPTCLYRPNDNFDLETSHVMPALIRTFHEVKVNDKPEVVVWGTGKPLREFMHVNDMADTCVFLMENYDFSEVGEFVNIGVGEDVTISELVELIKEIVGFEGKINYDTSKPDGTPRKLMDVSKLNGLGWKARMSLKDGIKETYGWYQDQIK is encoded by the coding sequence TTGGAAAAACTGCCGACCTGCCTATATAGACCTAATGATAATTTTGATCTTGAGACTTCCCATGTGATGCCCGCATTAATAAGGACGTTCCATGAAGTGAAGGTGAATGACAAACCTGAAGTTGTTGTGTGGGGTACAGGCAAGCCTCTCAGGGAATTCATGCATGTGAATGATATGGCTGATACATGTGTGTTTTTGATGGAAAATTATGATTTTTCGGAGGTAGGAGAGTTTGTAAATATAGGGGTTGGAGAGGATGTTACAATCAGTGAACTTGTGGAATTAATAAAAGAGATTGTAGGGTTTGAAGGAAAGATTAATTATGATACTTCAAAGCCTGATGGAACTCCAAGGAAGTTGATGGATGTGTCTAAGTTGAATGGATTGGGATGGAAAGCCAGGATGTCATTGAAAGATGGAATTAAAGAAACTTATGGGTGGTATCAAGATCAAATCAAGTGA
- a CDS encoding GDP-L-fucose synthase, giving the protein MEKESKIYVAGHRGLVGSALKRKLESKGYTNLIFRTHKELDLTNQQAVNKFFEQEKPEYVFLAAAKVGGILANSTYPAEFIYENLMIESNIIHAAYKCGVEKLLFLGSSCIYPKLAPQPLKEEYLLTGSLEETNEAYAIAKIAGIRLCKHYNHQYGTNFISVMPTNLYGPNDNFDLETSHVMPALIRKFHEAKVNNKPEVVVWGTGKPLREFMHVDDMADACVFLMENYDFSEVGEFVNIGVGEDVTISELVKLIKEIVGFEGKINYDTSKPDGTPRKLMDVSRLNGLGWKARMSLKDGIKETYEWYQDQIK; this is encoded by the coding sequence ATGGAAAAAGAATCAAAAATTTACGTAGCCGGACATAGGGGCCTTGTAGGTTCAGCCCTCAAAAGAAAACTTGAATCAAAAGGCTACACCAACCTTATTTTTCGTACCCATAAAGAACTAGATCTTACAAACCAGCAAGCTGTAAATAAATTCTTCGAACAGGAAAAGCCTGAATATGTCTTCTTAGCCGCAGCAAAAGTGGGCGGAATCCTTGCCAACAGCACCTATCCCGCTGAATTCATCTACGAAAACCTGATGATTGAATCAAATATTATCCATGCTGCCTACAAATGTGGTGTGGAAAAGCTGCTTTTCCTTGGCTCTTCCTGTATTTATCCAAAACTCGCCCCTCAGCCTCTCAAGGAAGAATATCTATTGACTGGCTCCCTTGAAGAGACAAATGAAGCCTATGCAATTGCAAAAATAGCAGGCATAAGGCTCTGCAAACATTACAACCATCAGTATGGAACTAATTTCATTTCTGTAATGCCGACGAACCTCTATGGACCTAATGATAATTTTGACCTTGAAACTTCCCATGTGATGCCTGCATTGATAAGGAAGTTCCATGAAGCAAAGGTGAATAACAAACCTGAAGTTGTTGTGTGGGGTACAGGCAAGCCTCTCAGGGAGTTCATGCATGTGGATGATATGGCTGATGCATGTGTATTTTTGATGGAAAATTATGATTTTTCTGAGGTAGGAGAGTTTGTAAATATAGGTGTTGGAGAAGATGTTACAATCAGTGAACTTGTAAAATTAATAAAGGAGATTGTAGGGTTTGAAGGAAAGATTAATTATGATACTTCAAAGCCTGATGGAACTCCAAGGAAGTTGATGGATGTTTCGAGGTTGAATGGATTGGGATGGAAAGCCAGGATGTCATTGAAAGATGGAATTAAAGAAACTTATGAGTGGTATCAAGATCAAATCAAGTGA